The DNA region GCGCCAAAGATAATTCTTGGGCGCTTTTTTTATTGATTAGAAAACAAAATGTAATGGGGGAAATTTCTTTCATTAATTAATAAAGTAGCGGAAATTATTTACCGAAGTCTATTAGTATGATATATTTTCATTGAAAGCGTTTTAAAAGGGTAATCAACCTAGGGAGGTCTACAATTATGATAGTTGATCATATTAGTCATTACGATTTATACAAAGGCCAAAATGAAAAGGTCGATAAAGCAATCAAATATATTAAAACTGCGAATTTTGCAGAATTAGAGAAAGGCATGCACGGGGTTGATGGAGATGAGATTTTTTTCAACCTTATTGAATACGAAACAAAAACGGTTGAAGAACGATTTTGGGAGTCACACAAGAAATATATCGATATTCATTTTCTATTGGAAGGAGAGGAATTCGTAGGACATGAGTTGTTTGAAAGAATGGAATTAAAAGAGAATTACAATGAAGCTGACGATTTTTTCCTTTTAGAAGGTAAAATACATTCAAAAATAAAGCTGCAAAAAGGTGATTTCATGATTTGTTTTCCCGACGATGCTCATATGACCGGAATAAAAGTAGGCGAATCGATAAATGTAAGGAAGGTTGTATTTAAAGTAAAGCTTTAAATACAATCAAAAATGTTGGAGATTTTTTTCAAAAGTTATGAAAGTGGCGAAAATAATTTACAAAATGTTATTAATATGATATATTTTGTTTGTAAACGCTAACATCAAATTAATCTTAGGTGGCGAAAATAATGATTTCGGATAAATTTAAAGGTATATTTCCAGCTTTCTATGCTTGCTATGATGATTTAGGAGAAGTGTCAGAGGAAAGAACGCATGCACTTGCTCACTATCTCCTCGAAAAGGGTGTACAGGGACTTTATGTAGGTGGAAGCTCTGGTGAATGTATTTATCAAAACCTTGAGGAAAGAAAAGCTACATTAAAATATGTATCTGAAGCTGTACGCGGGAAACTAACTTTAATTGCCCATGTCGGTGCACCATCAACCAGAGATAGTGTTGCTTTAGCAGAATATGCTGGTGAACTAGGCTATGATGCATTGTCTGCGATTCCACCAATCTATTTTAAGCTTCCTGAAAGCTCAATTTTTAACTATTGGACCAGCATTATGGAATCAACGGATCTACCATTTATTATTTACAATATCCCGCAAACTACAGGTTACAGTCTTTCACTAACGTTGTATAAAAAGCTGTTAGAGAATCCAAAGGTTATCGGCGTTAAGAATTCCTCCATGCCTGTAATGGATATTGAACGTTTCAAGGCTGCTGGCGGAGACAATATTATTGTATTTAATGGACCGGATGAGCAGTATGTTTCTGGTAGATTAATAGGCGCAGATAGCGGCATAGGCGGTACATATGCGGCAATGCCAGAGCTGTTATTAAAAGCAGAAGAGTATGTGTCTTCTGGAAATTTTACTGATGCAAGAAGAATTCAACATGATATTACTGACATCATTATTTCTCTATGTTCCCTTAATGGCAATATGTATTCCGCTATTAAAGAAGTATTAAAATTAAATGGAGTAAATGTTGGCAGTGTAAGAGCACCTTTAGAACCAGTAACAGGGGAAGATTTAAATAAAGTTGCAGAAATTAAAGCTATGATCGATACGGCCATTTTAAAGTACGGAAGGTAATAAGATGAAAAGAAGAATCATTTGCTTTGGCGACTCGAATACCTGGGGCTATGATGCTAAAACACAGGAAAGATTCCCTGAAGGAGTTAGGTGGACCTCACTATTAGCTGAATTATTAGGTGAGGAGTTTCAGGTAGTGGAGGAAGGACTATCAGGAAGAACGAGTGTTGTAGATGATCCGCTATTTGAAGGGCTAAATGGATACAATTACTTACACCCATGTTTGATGAGTCACTCCCCATTAGAGCTTGTGGTTATTATGCTTGGTACAAATGATACAAAAGAAAGATTTAATTTGACCGCCCATAATATCGCTCAGGGAATTGCCAGACTATCAGATAAGGCTAAGAAGACGCCAGCTGGATTAAAAGGTTCATTTTCCAAAGTATTGGTCATAGCGCCCCCTCCAATTGGTAAAGAGTATTTCGATACAGAAATAGGAAAATCAATGGGACGGAATTGTGACACCAAGTCATTGGAAATGCCAAGCTACTTAAAGGAATTATTGGAGCTCCAAGGTACAGAATTTCTTGATACAAAGGAATTAGTTCAGATGAATACCATTGACTATATGCATCTTGATGAGGAAGGTCACAAGCTTTTATCAAAGCTTGTCTTCAATAAAATAAAAACTATTATATAAAAAGGGGAGAAAAGAATGTTTAAAAAACGTTTTCTAGTTTTGATAATCGCCGTGTTTTTAATTTTAGCTGGATGTACTGGAAAAGACGCTGCCAAATCTGATGATGATTCAAAATCGAAAGATAAAGTGGAAATTTCACTTTGGCTGACACCACAATGGAAAGGAGCTATGGACCCTTCAGAAGATGGAGCGGACTATGACAGTTTCTTTAAACATGCTGCAGAGAAGTTTTCTGATCAATACAAGGAACATGATGTAAAGGTAAATGTACAGGTAGTTGCTGGGGATCAGCGCGATGAATTGCTAAACGTTAACCTAAATGGCGGCACTCCTCCGGATATTTTCTTTGAAAGCGTTTTTGCAATGGGCGACTACGCACATAGAGGCGCGCTTGTGCCATTAAATGACATTGTTGATGATGAAGCTAAGAAGGATATTTCACAAAATTACTGGGATAGTGTAACTTTCGGTGACGATGTCTACTTCTATCCATTCTCACATATGCCAGGTACTTTAGCCTACAATGCAGATATGTTCAAGGCTGCAGGTCTTGAGGAATATCTTGGCGGCGAAAATGAAATTAAAACTTGGTCTCTTGCAGACTATGAAAAAATCCTTAAGACATTAAAGTCAGATCTTCCTAAAGATAAGTACTCAAATGCATTTCCAATGGCATTATATGCTCTGAATAATCAGGGAGATACTTGGAACCTTGCTTATTTAAGAATGTTTGGCAATGAGTTCTTTGATGACAAGGGAAATCTTGTAATTGATGATGCGAAAGGTGAAAAGGCTGCAGCATGGATGAAGAAGATTTATGACGAGGGATTAACAAACCCTGGTGTTGAATCTGTATCTTCAAACGATTCAAATGCAATGTTCCAAAATCAGCAGCTTGCAATCAGCTTCACAAACTCAGTTTTATTTAATAATGCAAAAGCAGATATGGAAAGCGGGAAAGCTCCGAAATTTGATTTAAGACTTGCTAACATCCCATCTGAAAGTGGAGATCCGCTAACTTTCACTTATGTAACTGGAGCAGCAGTATTTAATACTCAAGATGAAACAAGAATGAAGGTTAGTAAGGATTTTGTGAAATTCTTCTCGACTGACCCTGAATTAGTAAAAGCTTCTAAGAATGGTGTTCCGGTCAGAACATCTGTAGCAGAAGAGTTCAAGGCAGAAAAGCCTTTATTTGAAGCATACGATAAAAATGCTCAGTATATGTTTAACTTCACTGGAAACGTACCAGGATACAGCCAATTAAGACAAGTTCTTTATCCTGAACTCCAAGCTCTTTACACTGGTCAAAAGACAGCTGCAGAGGCTGTAAAGGATTACCAAAAGAATGGTAATAAAGTGATTGAAGAAGCAAAAGCAGATTCAGTAATTTTTAATAAATAGCCCTACATGTGTCAATGACTTATGGCTTCCTTAATCCCTTTCTTAGGGTTTAAGGAAGTCATAGAAAGGTAAGGGGAAACCAATGAGAATCAAAGGGAAATCTTTAAAAGAAAATTTAACGGGATATTTGTTTATAGCCCCCCAATTGTTACTATTTCTTGTATTTGTCGTTTATCCAATTTTTGAAGGTATTAGATTGAGTTTATACAAAATCAACTATCAACAAGAAACATTTATCGGTTTTGAAAACTATAGCAGATTATTTGCAGATGATGTATTTGTAAAATCTACTCTTAACACTGTTATTTTTGTCATACTCATTGTGGCATTAACCGTTGTCTTTGCTCTCTTCGTTTCAGCATCTATTTTTGATAAAAATGCAAAATACGTGTCCTTCATCAGGGGCAGTTATTATATTCCTGTTATGGTTTCCATGGTTGTAATGAGTATGATATGGAGCTTCCTCTTAAATCCTGCCAATGGACTTATCCCGTATGCAGCAAGGCAAATGGAAATGGCATCGGTTAATTTCTTGGGTGATACCACCCTTGTATTGCCAGTCATTATATTCATTACATTTGCAACAAACGTTGGTTCAGCAATTATTCTTTACATTGCTGCGATGATTGGTGTACCTAAGGATGTTTTTGAAGCAGCAGAAATCGATGGTGCAAGCAGGCTCAAAGTCATATTTAAAATTCTTATTCCAATGGTTAAGCCTACCACAATCTATATTATTATAATGAACATTATTGCCGTATTGAAGATATTTGTCGTCATTCAGCTTTTAACAGGAGGCGGACCGAACAACGCGTCTACAACACTGATGTATTTTCTATATAATAACGCCTTTAAATACAATCAGCTTGGTATTGCTTCAGCTGTTGGTGTGATTATGTTCCTAATTGCATTAGTATTATCTATTCCACAGTTAAGAGCGATGTTTAAGAAGGATTAGGGGATGATGGGTATGTTTGGAAGAAGAAATAAAAATAAGAAAAAGTTAGAAAAAATTGACATTATATTTAATGGTTTAGTCATTTTCTTTGCAGCTCTAAACC from Neobacillus sp. FSL H8-0543 includes:
- a CDS encoding YhcH/YjgK/YiaL family protein, translating into MIVDHISHYDLYKGQNEKVDKAIKYIKTANFAELEKGMHGVDGDEIFFNLIEYETKTVEERFWESHKKYIDIHFLLEGEEFVGHELFERMELKENYNEADDFFLLEGKIHSKIKLQKGDFMICFPDDAHMTGIKVGESINVRKVVFKVKL
- a CDS encoding dihydrodipicolinate synthase family protein; its protein translation is MISDKFKGIFPAFYACYDDLGEVSEERTHALAHYLLEKGVQGLYVGGSSGECIYQNLEERKATLKYVSEAVRGKLTLIAHVGAPSTRDSVALAEYAGELGYDALSAIPPIYFKLPESSIFNYWTSIMESTDLPFIIYNIPQTTGYSLSLTLYKKLLENPKVIGVKNSSMPVMDIERFKAAGGDNIIVFNGPDEQYVSGRLIGADSGIGGTYAAMPELLLKAEEYVSSGNFTDARRIQHDITDIIISLCSLNGNMYSAIKEVLKLNGVNVGSVRAPLEPVTGEDLNKVAEIKAMIDTAILKYGR
- a CDS encoding SGNH/GDSL hydrolase family protein: MKRRIICFGDSNTWGYDAKTQERFPEGVRWTSLLAELLGEEFQVVEEGLSGRTSVVDDPLFEGLNGYNYLHPCLMSHSPLELVVIMLGTNDTKERFNLTAHNIAQGIARLSDKAKKTPAGLKGSFSKVLVIAPPPIGKEYFDTEIGKSMGRNCDTKSLEMPSYLKELLELQGTEFLDTKELVQMNTIDYMHLDEEGHKLLSKLVFNKIKTII
- a CDS encoding extracellular solute-binding protein translates to MFKKRFLVLIIAVFLILAGCTGKDAAKSDDDSKSKDKVEISLWLTPQWKGAMDPSEDGADYDSFFKHAAEKFSDQYKEHDVKVNVQVVAGDQRDELLNVNLNGGTPPDIFFESVFAMGDYAHRGALVPLNDIVDDEAKKDISQNYWDSVTFGDDVYFYPFSHMPGTLAYNADMFKAAGLEEYLGGENEIKTWSLADYEKILKTLKSDLPKDKYSNAFPMALYALNNQGDTWNLAYLRMFGNEFFDDKGNLVIDDAKGEKAAAWMKKIYDEGLTNPGVESVSSNDSNAMFQNQQLAISFTNSVLFNNAKADMESGKAPKFDLRLANIPSESGDPLTFTYVTGAAVFNTQDETRMKVSKDFVKFFSTDPELVKASKNGVPVRTSVAEEFKAEKPLFEAYDKNAQYMFNFTGNVPGYSQLRQVLYPELQALYTGQKTAAEAVKDYQKNGNKVIEEAKADSVIFNK
- a CDS encoding sugar ABC transporter permease; this translates as MRIKGKSLKENLTGYLFIAPQLLLFLVFVVYPIFEGIRLSLYKINYQQETFIGFENYSRLFADDVFVKSTLNTVIFVILIVALTVVFALFVSASIFDKNAKYVSFIRGSYYIPVMVSMVVMSMIWSFLLNPANGLIPYAARQMEMASVNFLGDTTLVLPVIIFITFATNVGSAIILYIAAMIGVPKDVFEAAEIDGASRLKVIFKILIPMVKPTTIYIIIMNIIAVLKIFVVIQLLTGGGPNNASTTLMYFLYNNAFKYNQLGIASAVGVIMFLIALVLSIPQLRAMFKKD